The Natronogracilivirga saccharolytica region ATTGTGCCGAAAGTATGATTTATACGGTATCCAGATCGACCTTGAGGCGGTCCATATTGACGACCGGGATGCGCTGACCGATTTTTATCGCAAAACAGCCGAAGCGCTCCATGCCGAAGGCTATAAAATCAGTATTGCCGTAGTCCATCGTTTCGAAAAGACCGGAGGTGTAAACTCATATACCCGCTGGATGATGGAGGACTGGCGGGGCGGATATGATCTGAAAGCACTGGGTGAGATCAGCGATTTTGTCAAAGTCATGTCTTATGCCCAGCATACCCGGCGTACCACGCCCGGCCCGTCCCAGGGGCTGCCCTGGCTGACCGAAGTCATGGACTACATGCTGGAATATATTCCGGCTGAGAAGCTGAGCATGGGCCTGAACATGCGCTCGTACCACTATCATACGGCAGCCGATCCGGATCGCTATCACATCAACGCCCGCTCCTGGAGCCGCTCCCTTTCACTTGATGAGGTCGAATCACTGATGGATCAGTACGACGGCATGCCTCTGACCTGGGATGACCGGCAAAAAGTGCTTTTCGGATATATCGAGCGGGGCGGTACGCTGGAATGGTTCTTTGTGGATAATGATCCGCGCAGTCTCGAAGCCAGGCTTGATCTTGCCAGGGATCGTGGAATACGCATGCTCAATATGTGGGTTTTCGGGGATGAGGATCCGGCGTTCTGGGAAATGATCAGCAATTGATGCGTCGTCTTCCGGCAATGCCGGCGGTATGACTGTTCTTTTCCGTCAGGCCGCCGCCTCTGTTGATCCATCGAGACCTTCTCTGCAGCAGGGTTTATACCGCTCCCTGGTCCAGCATGGCATCGGCAACTTTGACGAAGCCGGCGATATTGGCGCCTTTGACATAGTCCACTTCGCCGCTTTCGGTTTTGCCGTATCTGACGCACTGGCTGTGTATGTTTTTCATGATGTACAGCAGCTTTTCCTCAACCTTTTCACGCTCCCAGCTGAGTCGCAGCGCGTTTTGTGCCATTTCAAGTCCTGATGCCGCAACCCCGCCGGCGTTGGCGGCTTTGCCCGGAGCAAACAACACCTTGTGATCCTGAAACTGATACACCGCTTCGGTTGTGCAGGGCATATTGGCTCCCTCGCCAACATACGTCACCCCCTTTTCAATCAGCTTTTTTGCATCCTCTTCGGTGAGTTCGTTTTGCGTGGCACATGGGATGGCGACATCAATGTCGCAGGGCGCATTCCAGCTGGCTTCCCCTTCGTAAAAAGTGAGCTCTTCAAACTTATCTGCCATTTCACTCACACGTCCTCTGGCTTCATTTTTCAGCTCCATCATAAATGCGAGATGGTCTTTTGTCAGGCCGTCAGAGGCGTAGATATAGCCGGATG contains the following coding sequences:
- a CDS encoding glycosyl hydrolase family 18 protein, producing the protein MVPLRGIFVLLMITAITAGNAKAQEFEFQFAYRPMAFEVLKKHVDKVDLVAPEPFIIDNRGVIHGEPDPRLMDLAREHNLKVMPQVKNLDASAGLFSQAWVNEMLNDPQAVDRAIASMLELCRKYDLYGIQIDLEAVHIDDRDALTDFYRKTAEALHAEGYKISIAVVHRFEKTGGVNSYTRWMMEDWRGGYDLKALGEISDFVKVMSYAQHTRRTTPGPSQGLPWLTEVMDYMLEYIPAEKLSMGLNMRSYHYHTAADPDRYHINARSWSRSLSLDEVESLMDQYDGMPLTWDDRQKVLFGYIERGGTLEWFFVDNDPRSLEARLDLARDRGIRMLNMWVFGDEDPAFWEMISN